A genomic region of Lagopus muta isolate bLagMut1 chromosome 19, bLagMut1 primary, whole genome shotgun sequence contains the following coding sequences:
- the PDCL gene encoding phosducin-like protein has translation MTALDDKLLGEKLQYYYSSSEGEDEDSEKEDKEGESSIPDSVGEVELSSDGSAVNTGPKGVINDWRRFKQLETEQRQEQRREMERLIKKLSMTCRSHLDEETDKQKQKELQEKINGKMTLQEYNMIHNDEDDEEFLQRYRKQRMEEMRQQLYSGQQFKQVFEISSGEAFLDTVDKEHKSTLIMIHIYEDDIPGAESLNGCMICLAAEYPTVKFCRVKSSLIGASARFTSNALPALLVYKAGELIGNFVRITDQLGEDFFAVDLEAFLQECGLLPEKDLVLLTSIHNPSACYSEDSDLEID, from the exons ATGACTGCGTTGGATGATAAACTGCTGGGCGAGAAGCTCCAGTATTATTACAGCAGTAGTGAGGGTGAGGATGAAGACAGTGAGAAGGAAGACAAAGAAGGGGAGAGCTCCATTCCCGACAGTGTTGGGGAGGTGGAGCTTAGCAGCGATGGCAGTGCAGTCAACACAG GTCCAAAAGGAGTCATTAATGACTGGCGAAGGTTTAAACAACTGGAGACAGAACAGAGACAGGAGCAGCGCAGAGAAATGGAACGCCTCATAAAGAAGTTGTCTATGACGTGTAGATCTCACTTAGATGAGGAGACTGataagcaaaagcagaaagagcttCAGGAAAAAATCAATGGAAAG aTGACGTTACAAGAATATAACATGATTCACaatgatgaagatgatgaggaATTTTTACAGCGATACAGGAAGCAGCGAATGGAGGAGATGAGACAGCAGCTGTACAGTGGGCAGCAATTTAAGCAGGTCTTTGAGATTAGCAGCGGAGAAGCGTTTTTGGACACGGTTGATAAAGAGCATAAGAGCACTCTGATCATGATTCATATTTACGAAGATGACATTCCTGGTGCTGAATCCCTGAATGGCTGCATGATCTGCCTGGCTGCTGAGTATCCAACAGTTAAATTTTGCAGAGTAAAGAGTTCGCTCATTGGTGCCAGCGCTCGCTTTACCAGTAATGCTCTGCCAGCTTTGCTGGTCTATAAGGCAGGGGAGCTTATTGGCAATTTTGTGCGGATCACTGACCAGCTTGGAGaagatttttttgctgttgacCTGGAGGCTTTTTTGCAGGAGTGTGGTCTGCTTCCAGAAAAAGACCTAGTGCTCCTGACTTCTATACATAATCCATCTGCGTGTTACAGTGAGGACAGTGATCTGGAAATAGACTGA